One window of the Trifolium pratense cultivar HEN17-A07 linkage group LG2, ARS_RC_1.1, whole genome shotgun sequence genome contains the following:
- the LOC123905234 gene encoding uncharacterized protein LOC123905234, which translates to MGFPTLWRKWIKECVCTATASVLVNGSPTDEFPFERGLRQEGLNVLMEVMVERNMFTGYSVGNLAQVSVSHLQFADDTLLMGTKSWANVRALRAVLVLFESMSGLRVNFHKSMLVGVNIPDSWLGEAASALCCRVGKIPFLYLGLPIGGDPRRLCFWEPVLDRLKNRLSGWRSRFLSIGGRLVLLKSVLTSLPVYALSFFKAPSRVWG; encoded by the exons ATGGGTTTTCCAACCCTTTGGAGGAAGTGGATTAAAGAATGTGTGTGTACGGCAACTGCTTCGGTTTTGGTTAACGGTAGTCCGACTGATGAGTTCCCTTTTGAGAGGGGCTTAAGGCAGG AGGGCTTAAATGTTTTGATGGAAGTCATGGTGGAACGCAATATGTTTACGGGGTACAGTGTGGGTAACCTTGCTCAAGTGTCGGTGTCGCATCTTCAGTTTGCTGATGATACGTTGTTGATGGGGACTAAGAGTTGGGCGAACGTTCGGGCTTTGCGGGCTGTCCTTGTGTTGTTCGAGTCTATGTCTGGTTTGCGAGTGAATTTTCATAAAAGCATGCTGGTTGGGGTTAACATCCCTGATTCTTGGTTAGGTGAAGCGGCGTCAGCTCTGTGCTGTAGAGTAGGGAAGATCCCTTTCCTTTATTTGGGCCTTCCTattgggggtgatccgaggCGTTTATGTTTTTGGGAACCGGTTCTGGATCGTCTAAAGAATCGATTATCAGGTTGGAGAAGTCGATTCCTCTCTATTGGTGGTCGTTTAGTTTTGCTTAAATCTGTGTTGACCTCTTTGCCTGTTTacgctctttctttctttaaagCTCCCTCAA GAGTATGGgggtga